The Euphorbia lathyris chromosome 3, ddEupLath1.1, whole genome shotgun sequence genome contains a region encoding:
- the LOC136224881 gene encoding pollen-specific leucine-rich repeat extensin-like protein 2 has protein sequence MEEEEENIPPFWLQTNDGRRRRLRHKASSIFLNSGVLLLILLVIALVFIFVIVPSIVSFTSQIFKPNLIKKSWDSLNLVLVLFAIVCGFLGRNHNSNNSNNGSPSYQSMESSNVQQHDDAQAQRSYPSTPVNRWYQDRTAYSGLNRLRSFNSYPDLRQESLWVTNSDERWRFYDDTHLNGYRISNSDQLQDVLPPLPPPQKKKQELKKLQQEDEDVRTKDVDVDTSVKEVVYTPPPLSPPKMPTKAVKRKVKRTYEDIGYEKRKVESEKDLKTAPPSPPPLTTTRPQPVFSKNEKKRGKDLLMTPFRKKKKKQRQKSVENLESLFDPQSSFYQSSIPPPSPAPPPPPPPPPPHFLQNLFSTKKSRAKKAHLAPAPPPPPPPPPRPVTSSSRASRTTLQVAAVTTHKPPKSVRTGGFNGVEENVESGNLSPLNPIPPPPPLPPFKVNSWKFVRDGDYVRVASFNSDRSASPDLESEESSPMADSSPKIMPLFCPSPDVNTKAENFIARFRAGLKMEKMNSVTGRSNLGPGSDPVEGEGPS, from the coding sequence atggaggaagaagaggaaaacATACCACCATTCTGGCTTCAAACAAACGATGGGCGCCGCCGTCGCCTCCGCCACAAAGCCTCCTCCATCTTTCTCAACTCCGGTGTCCTCCTTTTAATCCTATTAGTCATAGCTTTAGTGTTTATTTTCGTTATTGTTCCTTCAATTGTTTCTTTCACTTCTCAAATTTTTAAACCGAACTTGATTAAGAAAAGTTGGGACTCTTTGAATCTGGTTTTAGTTCTGTTTGCTATAGTGTGTGGATTTCTTGGCCGGAATCATAATagtaataatagtaataatggAAGTCCAAGTTATCAAAGCATGGAATCTTCAAATGTACAACAACATGATGATGCTCAAGCTCAGAGATCTTACCCATCAACTCCGGTGAATAGATGGTATCAAGATCGGACGGCTTATAGTGGTTTGAATCGGTTGAGGAGTTTCAATTCTTATCCGGATCTCCGGCAAGAATCATTGTGGGTGACTAATAGTGATGAACGGTGGCGATTCTATGATGACACTCATCTTAATGGCTACCGGATTTCCAACTCCGATCAGTTGCAGGATGTTCTTCCACCTCTGCCGCCGCcgcagaagaagaagcaggAATTGAAGAAACTTCAGCAAGAAGACGAAGATGTGAGGACTAAAGATGTAGATGTTGATACTTCTGTGAAGGAAGTTGTTTACACTCCTCCGCCGCTGTCTCCGCCGAAGATGCCTACGAAGGCTGTGAAGAGAAAGGTGAAGAGGACATATGAGGATATTGGATATGAGAAGAGAAAGGTGGAGTCGGAGAAGGATTTGAAAACAGCACCACCTTCTCCGCCGCCGCTGACGACGACTCGACCACAACCGGTTTTCAGTAAGAATGAGAAAAAGAGAGGTAAGGATCTACTAATGACTCCGttcaggaaaaagaaaaagaagcagAGACAAAAGAGTGTTGAAAATCTCGAGAGCTTATTCGATCCTCAATCTTCATTCTATCAATCTTCGATTCCACCACCATCTCCAGCTCCACCACCTCCACCGCCTCCGCCACCACCACATTTCCTCCAAAATCTCTTCTCTACAAAGAAAAGCAGAGCTAAGAAAGCACATTTAGCTCCTgctcctccaccaccacctccGCCGCCACCTCGACCAGTTACTTCGTCTTCTAGGGCATCGAGAACCACCCTGCAAGTAGCAGCAGTGACTACGCATAAACCTCCGAAATCAGTGAGAACCGGTGGTTTTAACGGAGTGGAAGAGAATGTGGAAAGTGGAAATTTGTCACCGCTTAATCCAATTCCACCGCCTCCGCCGCTGCCGCCGTTTAAGGTGAATTCGTGGAAGTTTGTGCGGGACGGGGATTATGTTAGAGTGGCGAGTTTTAACAGTGACCGGAGTGCATCGCCGGATTTGGAAAGTGAAGAGTCAAGTCCAATGGCAGATTCCAGTCCAAAGATAATGCCATTGTTCTGTCCGAGTCCTGATGTGAATACGAAGGCGGAGAACTTCATAGCAAGATTCAGAGCAGGgttgaagatggagaagatgaattCTGTGACGGGAAGATCGAATCTTGGGCCGGGTTCTGATCCAGTAGAAGGAGAAGgcccaagttag